GTAAGTTCTTGTAAATTATATGCCTCATTGTGTTGTTCATATAATACAGTAATACTTAACTTGTTTGCTCTTAAGTTCTATTATATGTAAAATATGTAAATTTATACTGTGTTCTTGTATTATTTAAATGATACAGCCAATTCTCTATATTTTACCATATATCCTGTATTTTTCAACATATTATATTTACATTGTGGATTAAAATATACTCTTTACTTTAAAAATCAATAAATTTTTTAAAATTTTATATCGCTTAAAAATTTACAGTTTTTAATAGTTCATCTGAAATACAGCTTTTAAAATCGTTGATTTAAGCGTTTTTTTCTTAAAAAATATGTTTTTTACCGAGTACCTTCCACAGCCTCTCGTTTTTCTTCGACTTTTTTAGTTCATTTTCTTCTTATTGTATGATTGTTTTAATACAGTTTGTGGTATTTTTTCGACATCATTAAAATATTCGTAGATTTTTTTGTACTATTGTATGGTGTCTGTGATACAGTTTCTGCTTTTAAGTGTTTCACATATTCCTGTAAATTTCAACGTTTTTGGCTTAAATAAATTGGTTCTATATTTGCTTTTACTTAATTTAATTTATTTTTTAAGATTTTCTCCTCTGCGACATTTTTTTCTTTACAGGAGTATTTAGAGAAACTTAAATGTATGAAAGAAGCTAAAAATAGCCATTTTAAGGCCTACTTACATAATTTGTAATTTATTTAAAGGCCCTTTCTTTTAAATTTTACAGAATTTCTATTATATAAGAACGTCTTGACCTGAGATTTCTACTATTTTTCATAAAATTTATCTAGTAATTGTATGTTATATATAATACAATTATACAAAGTACTTCTTTTTATTCCTCCGAAATTTTTTAGCCTTTTAAAGTAAAATTCGGCTGATTTCTTTGATTTTTTGACTCCTTTTCCATAGATTTTTATTAAAATTCTTTGTTTTTGTTCTATTCTATTGTATTAAATAAATAATACAATATTTTATTTTTACGATTCTTCTATCCCATGGTTTTCTGGGATTTACTAAAAATTATTGTTTCTTCTTCCCGGACTTAACTTCTAAAAATTACTCCAATCTCTGTGATAATACTCTTGATTTTTACTCTTGCTTCAAATTTATGGATTTTTATACGTTTTTTTGAATCTATTAATTTGGAACTTTACCCTAAGAATTCAGCTCGACGTGAAACAGCTTTAAATTTTGTTTGGGCAATAACTTTTTCATATTTCCCGCCTGATATTCCTTTACTATTTTTTAGCAGAGGATTTTAACAGAAAATATAATTTCGAATAAATTTAAAGATTTTTATTTTAATTTAGAATTTTAAAAAGGTATTTTGAAAAAATTAGATTGGAAAATATATTTTTTCATAGAAATATAAACAAGGCTTAAATTTGCGTTTTAAGCGAATTTAAGCCTTGTTTGATGTATTGGTATTACATATGATTTTTACCTGCCCTACTCCTTCATTTTAGAGGCGTATTTTTTATTCATACCGCAAGGCCTCGATTGGATCCAATCTGGCTGCCTTTCTTGCCGGGAAGATTCCAAAGAAAATTCCCACAAAAGCAGAAAAGGCGACGGCTACCAGAATCGCCATAGGATTTATGACAACACCGATGCCAGCTATAGTCATTCCTATGGCGGCAATACCGACTCCGATTCCAATCCCGATCAATCCGCCTATAATAGAAAGAATCATAGCTTCTATCAGAAATTGTGTCAAAATATCTTTCGTTTGTGCTCCCAGAGATTTGCGTATTCCTATTTCTCTGGTTCTTTCCGTTACGGACACCAGCATGATATTCATGATCCCTATGCCGCCTACTAAAAGGGATATGGCCGCAATCGCACCGATGGCGATGGATAAGATGCCCAAAATATTGTTGATGGTTCCCAATTGAGATTCTGCTGTCTCAGATTTATAAAGACCCTCCGGAACCTTTTTAATTTTTGTCAGATAGTTTTTAAAATCCTCGGCTTGTTTACTTTGATCCAATTCTTCATTGGCATAGATATCGATGATGGATGAGCCCTCATCTTCTCCAATGGCGATGGTATACGGTATATAACCAGAATAGCTTCCCGAGCTGTCCAAACCGGAAAAGACGGACTTCTCCTGTTCATAAACACCTACTACCGTCAGGTCTACATTGTCGCCCCTTATGGTCACGGGAATCGTCTTTCCTACTATATTTTTTTTATTAAAGAAAAATTGGGCGGCTTTGTCGTCAATGACGATCACACCTTTTTTTCCTGCCACATCACTCTTGTTGATGTTTCTTCCATAGATTAATTTATTTTTTATATCGAACTTAAAATAATCTGCATCGATGCCGCTCATCTCAAATTTTCCCTTGAGCCTGCCGATTTTTGTTTCACTGCTGGCTGATGCGTAGAGAACTGCATATTTTACTTCATCCGGAAACCGTGCTTTCAGCGCTTCCAGATCGTCCCGATAGAATAGATCTTTTTCTTCTACGCCGTCCTCTGTCATTTCCCAGTTCAGCATAACGTACATATTCGCATTAAAGCCTTCAAATTCTTTGGTGACAGCACCTTTAGCGCTGTCTCCTATAG
This region of Aminipila luticellarii genomic DNA includes:
- a CDS encoding ABC transporter permease translates to MLLIENIKLALSAIKVNKMRSFLTMLGIIIGISSVIAITSIGDSAKGAVTKEFEGFNANMYVMLNWEMTEDGVEEKDLFYRDDLEALKARFPDEVKYAVLYASASSETKIGRLKGKFEMSGIDADYFKFDIKNKLIYGRNINKSDVAGKKGVIVIDDKAAQFFFNKKNIVGKTIPVTIRGDNVDLTVVGVYEQEKSVFSGLDSSGSYSGYIPYTIAIGEDEGSSIIDIYANEELDQSKQAEDFKNYLTKIKKVPEGLYKSETAESQLGTINNILGILSIAIGAIAAISLLVGGIGIMNIMLVSVTERTREIGIRKSLGAQTKDILTQFLIEAMILSIIGGLIGIGIGVGIAAIGMTIAGIGVVINPMAILVAVAFSAFVGIFFGIFPARKAARLDPIEALRYE